In Ochotona princeps isolate mOchPri1 chromosome 21, mOchPri1.hap1, whole genome shotgun sequence, a single genomic region encodes these proteins:
- the TMEM42 gene encoding transmembrane protein 42, translating into MAEKPRSPGGTVAAAAYPDSPAEFPPYLQAGAMRRRFWGVLNCLCAGAFGALAAASAKLAFGSEVNMVTCILGIMVMATTNSLMWTFFSRGLSFSMSSAIASVTVTFSNILSSAFLGYVLYGECQEVLWWGGVFLILCGLTLIHRNLPTWKDLPHKQQ; encoded by the exons ATGGCCGAGAAGCCGCGGTCCCCGGGCGGCACCGTGGCGGCCGCCGCCTACCCCGACAGCCCCGCCGAGTTCCCCCCGTACCTCCAGGCGGGCGCGATGCGGCGCCGCTTCTGGGGCGTGCTCAACTGCCTGTGCGCCGGCGCGTTCGGGGCCTTGGCCGCCGCCTCCGCCAAGCTGGCCTTCGGCAGCGAG GTGAACATGGTGACATGCATCCTAGGCATTATGGTGATGGCGACCACCAACTCCCTGATGTGGACCTTCTTTAGCCGCGGCCTCAGCTTCTCCATGTCTTCAGCCATCGCCTCTGTCACCGTGACTTTCTCAAACATCCTCAGCTCA GCCTTCCTGGGCTACGTGCTGTACGGAGAGTGTCAGGAGGTCCTGTGGTGGGGCGGCGTGTTCCTCATCCTCTGCGGGCTCACGCTCATCCACAGGAACCTGCCCACCTGGAAGGACCTGCCACACAAGCAGCAGTAG